In candidate division TA06 bacterium, the genomic stretch AGATTGCATTTTTCTGCTAATTGTTCTTGGGTTAGACCGCGGGCTTTACGCAAACCTCTAATTTTTAGGCCCAATGTTTTAAAAACATAAAGGCAAAAATATATGAATGAAATCATAAGCCGGTTATAGGCATATCCGCCCGTATGGTCTTGCT encodes the following:
- a CDS encoding helix-turn-helix transcriptional regulator — protein: MISFIYFCLYVFKTLGLKIRGLRKARGLTQEQLAEKCNLSVHHISGMGKRLACAFHRHIGEFVGFFEMLR